DNA from Pseudomonas mendocina:
AGGCGGCCGAGCTGTTCGCCAAGGTCAAGAATGTGCAGATCGTCGCCTGCGGTACCAGCTATCACGCCGGCATGGTCGCCCGTTACTGGCTGGAAGAGCTGGCCGGCATCCCCTGCCAGGTCGAGGTGGCCAGCGAATTCCGCTACCGCAAGGTGGTGGTGCAGCCGGATACCCTGTTCGTCAGTGTCTCGCAGTCCGGCGAAACCGCCGACACCCTGGCCGCCTTGCGCAATGCCAAGGAGAAGGCGCCAGGGCAGGGCGGCTACCTGGCCAGCCTGGTGATCTGCAACGTCGGCACCAGCTCGCTGGTGCGCGAATCCGACCTGTGCCTGCTGACCCAGGCCGGCCCGGAAATTGGCGTGGCCTCGACCAAGGCCTTCACCACCCAACTGGTCGGCCTGATGCTGCTGACCCTGGCCCTCGGCCAGGTACAGGGCAGCCTGGACAAGGCACTGGAAGCCGAGCTGGTGGAAGAGCTGCGTCGCCTGCCGACTCGCCTGGGCGAGGCACTGGCTATGGACAAGACCGTGGAGAAAATCTCCGAACTGTTCGCCGAAAAGCACCACAGCCTGTTCCTCGGCCGTGGCGCCCAGTACCCGGTGGCCATGGAGGGCGCGCTCAAACTCAAGGAAATCTCCTACATCCACGCCGAGGCCTACCCGGCGGGCGAGCTCAAGCACGGCCCGCTGGCTCTGGTCGACGCCGATATGCCGGTGGTTACCGTGGCGCCGAACAACGAGCTGCTGGAAAAGCTCAAATCCAACCTGCAGGAAGTGCGTGCACGGGGTGGCGAACTAATCGTCTTCGCCGACCAGCAGGCCGGCATGCGCAATGGTGAGGGCACCCATGTGGTGGCCATGCCGCATATCCACGACCTGCTCGCGCCGATCCTCTACACCGTGCCGCTGCAGTTGCTGTCGTATTACGTCGCCGTGCTCAAGGGCACCGACGTCGACCAGCCGCGTAACCTGGCGAAAAGCGTCACCGTCGAATAACGGCGTTTCGCGCTGAGATAGAAAAAGGCCCGTTCATGAAGACGGGCCTTTTGCTTTCTGTCAGCTCGAAACGCTGCGCAGGTGGTGTTCCTCAGGGCGCAGCGTAAGCACCCGGACACCTTCGCGGGTGACCGCCACGGTGTGTTCGAACTGCGCCGACAGCTTGCCGTCACGGGTCACCACGGTCCAGCCGTCGCGCAGGGTGCGCACGGCATCCTGGCCCTGGTTGAGCATCGGCTCGATGGTGAAGGTCATGCCTTCGCGCAGGGTCAGGCCGGTTCCGGGTTTGCCCCAGTGCAGCACCTCGGGAGGCTCGTGCATTTCCCGGCCGATGCCGTGGCCGCAATATTCCCGAACCACCGAGTAGCGGTGGGCGCGGGCATGCTGTTCGATGGCGTGGCCGATATCGCCGAGCCGAGCGCCTGGCCGCACCGCCTCGATGCCCTTGCACATCGCATCGTAGGTGACCTGGACAAGCTGGCGCGCCTGCTGCGAAACCTCGCCGATCAGGTAGGTCTTGCTCGAATCGGCGATGTAGCCGTTCTTTTCCAGGGTGATATCGAAGTTCACCAGGTCGCCGCTGCACAGGATCTCACCGGCGCTGGGTACGCCATGGCAGACCACCTCGTTACGCGAGGTATTCATCGAGTAGGCGAAACCATACTGACCCTTGCTCGCGGGCCGTGCCTTGAGTTCGCCGACGATGTAGTTATCCACAAGATCGTTGACCTGCAGGGTCGACAGGCCAATCAGATCCAGTCGATCCAGGTAGCCGAACACGCCCGCCAACAACCTGCCGGCTTCTGCCATCAGGGCGATTTCTCCGGGTGTCTTGCTCATGAGGCATCCGCCATACGCGGCGGAACCATCACACCGGCCGCACGCAGCTCGGCCGCCATGACCTCGTTGAAGCTCAGGGTCGGGTTCATCTCGCACAGCATGCCGATGCGAATCCAGAAACCCGCCTGGGCATTGATCGAGCGGCCCGACACGCTGCTCGCCCTGCGAATCTGGTCGTGCAGCTCATCATCGATGTTGACGATGCCCATGGGGCCTCCTGCTATATGTTTCGTATATGAATCGTATAGGGTTTGGTCGGTAATTTCACCTGTACCCTCGCGAAGTCTGATGGTGGTCAGCGCCTGTGAGTGCTCCGATCCCTTAAAATGGTCGGTGGATCCGCTGACTGACTCGGTCAGGCCGGCGGGGCGCAGGAGTCATGCGGGTAGAGGAGAGAGGATGAAGCGCGCAGATGTGAAACAGAGAACGGACGAAGGGGTGCTGTTCGACACCCAGGTCATGGTCAATCCGGCCAATACGGCGCAGTGGATCGTGTTCTTCAAGAAAGACGCCGGGCGCAGCTTCTTTCTGGTGGACGAGGCCGAACAGGTGGAGACCTTCTCCGACCTGAACGAGCTGATGGTGGAGTTGCGGGCATTGGGTATCAAGCGGGTCGAAGTACAGCTCTGATCCACAGTTGCTCACAATTGGCGTGGATCATCTTGTGGATATCCTCGTGATACCTGGCTGTAGCCCTTTAATGCTGGTACTTTCGGCCAGTTGTACAAAAACTGACCCTCGGCAAATGGCTATCCACAGTAGTCTGGGATAACTTCCTTGCTTTCTTGTTGATAAGTTATCGAAGGCCAATGAATACGGGGCTTTCAGCGATTTGCGCAGTTTATCGCCAGGTCAGTCGCGACCGGGACGATAGAGATGCCGATGGGTAGCGTCGTACAGCGCCGATTCGGCGAAGGCGCCCGGATCGAGCACATGACCGACGAGGATCAACGCCGTGCGGCGGAAGTCCTTGGCTGCAACCTTGGCTTCGATATCGGCCAGGGTGCCCAGTACCCAGTCCTGATCCGGCCAGCTCGCTCTGTGGATAACCGCAATGGGGCAGTCGGCGCCGTAGTGCGGCAGCAGTTCGGCCACGATCGCTGGTAACTGGCGCACGCCGAGGTGGATGGCCATGGTCGCGCGGTGCCTGGCCAGGTCATGCAGCTGTTCGCCCTCGGGCATCGGCGAGGTGGTGCCGTAGCGAGTGAGGATCACCGTCTGGGCGATGCCGGGCAGGGTCAGCTCGGCTTCCAGCAACGCTGCGCAGGCCGCAGTGGCGGTGACACCGGGAATGATCTCGAAGGGGATGCCGAGCGCGCGCAGCTCGCGAATTTGCTCGCCAATGGCGCCGTACAGCGACGGGTCACCGGAATGCACGCGGGCCACGTCCTGGCCGCGCTCATGGGCCTCATGCAGCAGTGCGATGATCTCGCCCAGGTGCAGCTCGGCCGTATTGACCACCTGTTCGGCGTTGTGACCCTGAAGCACCGCCTCGGGCACCAGCGAGCCGGCATAGAGGATCACCGGGCACGAGCGGATCAGGCGTTGACCCTTGACGGTGATGAGCTCGGGATCGCCGGGGCCGGCGCCGATGAAGTAGATGGTCATGCGGGCTCTCTATCGAATGTGGCCAGCGCACAGGTGGCGCTGGCGCTGCGCTTCTTCAGGCCGAGCAGCTGCGCGTTGCTGCCCAGGCGGGTGGCCAATGCCAAGGCGCACGGCTCGGCCACGGCAGGGGCGCCGGTGGTGGATCGCGTGAGCAGGCTGGCGGTGTTCGCCGACTGGTAGGGCATGAGGTCGTCGGGGGTGAAGAAGCTCAGCTTCAGCTTCAGGCACGTGGCCAGTTCATGCAGCGCCGGCTCGTCGTGCTTGTGCGCAATGCTGGCCAATCCTGCAAGGTTATCCACCGTCAGTTCATGTTGCGCCAGGCTGTGGGTCAGCAGGGCGAGCAGCTCGTCCTGTGCACAACCGCGCCGACAGCCCAGGCCGGCAACCACCTTGGCGGTGGCGGGGGGATCGAGGTGGCTGGCGGTCATGAGCGGCAGTCGTGTCGGAGGGGGACGTAGCTCATCATGGCGCCTGCCAGCGGTCAACCGCGATTGACCGGCCGCCGCTGCCTGCGTAGCCTTCTCGCTTTCGAGGTTCTTTCCGGCAAGCCGCCGGGGAGCTAAGAGGGAACAGGGTCGATGCCCTGGCTGCCCCCGCAACTGTAAACGGTTATGCCCTTCGTTAAACCACTGCCAACCGGCGGGAAGGTGAAGGGATGCGCGCCGCGCAAGCCGTGAGCCAGGAGACCTGCCTCGACAATCAGCCACTTGCTCGGACGGGGTGATCCGACGCGGCCAGCACGCCCCTGCGTGCCCGCCTGCCCATACCCGTCCGCCGAACTTAACGACGCCACGGGGCCCTCCATGAAAACCCTCGCCAAACTGCCTGTCACCATCGTCACCGGTTTCCTCGGTGCCGGCAAAACCACCCTGCTGCGCCACCTGCTGGCCAATGCCGGCGGCCGCCGTATCGCGGTGATCGTCAACGAGTTCGGCGAGTTGGGCATCGACGGCGAGATCCTCAAGCAGTGCTCCATCGGCTGCAGCGAAGAAGAAGCCAATGGCCGCGTCTTCGAACTGGCCAACGGCTGCCTGTGCTGCACCGTGCAGGAAGAATTCTTCCCGGTGATGCGCGAGCTGGTGGCGCGCCGTGGCGACCTCGACCACATCCTGATCGAAACCAGCGGCCTGGCGCTGCCCAAGCCGCTGGTGCAGGCCTTTAACTGGCCGGAAATCCGCAACGCCTGTACCGTCGATGCGGTGATCACTGTGGTCGACAGCCCGGCGGTGATCGCCGGTACTTTCGCCGCCTTTCCCGATCAGGTGGACGAGCAGCGCAAGCTTGACCCCAACCTCGACCACGAGTCGCCGCTGCATGAGCTGTTCGCCGACCAGTTGGCCAGCGCTGACCTGGTGATCCTCAACAAGGCCGATCTGCTCGACGCCGACGCGCTGGCTGCCGTGCGCACCGAGGTGGCCGAGGAGCTGCCGCCGGCGGTCAAGGTGATCGAAGCGCATGGTGGTGAGTTGCCGCTGGACGTGTTGCTGGGTCTGAACAGCGAAACCGAGCTGCATATCGACAGCCGCCGCACCCATCATGACGATGAAGACGAGGATCACGATCACGAGGAATTCGACTCGTTCCACGTGGAACTACCGGAAACAGAGGAGGCGCGCCTGCTGGCCGCTTTGAAGGGCGCCGTGGCCAAGTACGGCATCCTGCGTGTGAAGGGCTTCGCGGCGATCCCTGGCAAGCCGATGCGCCTTTTGGTGCAGGGTGTCGGCCAGCGCTTCGACCGCCACTTCGACCGCGCCTGGCAGGCCGATGAAGTGCGCCAGAGCCGCCTGGTGGTGATCGGCCAGCAGCTCGACCGCGTGGCCATCGAGGCCGAGCTGAAGGCGGCGTTGGCCTGATACAGAGCGTAGGGCGTACTCGCGTAGCAGTACGCCGTGTGGACATATGTGCTGGCGGTGGACTGTTCGCTTCGCTCCTGAGTCCACCCTACGGCGCTAAGAGCAATCGCGGCTAAAGCCCCTCCCACAGAACGAATATGCATTTACTGCGCACCCAGCCCGGCGCTCAACTGCCGGCCGACAGCATCGCCGACCTCGGCCAGACGCCTGCCGATTTGGTGATCCTGTGCACGGGCGATTCGCACTTGTCGTTGCTGACCGAAGCCGCCCGGCAACTGCCGAACGACTATCCCAGCCTGCGCCTGGCCAGCCCGGCACAGCTGAGTAACAACGCCTCGGTGGACTACTACGTCGAGCAGGTGCTGCAACATGCCAAGGTCATCCTGATCTCGGTGCATGGCGGGGTCAGCTACTGGCGCTACGGTGTGGAGCGTCTGGTTGAGCTGGGCGCGCGCGGCGCCACGGTGATCATGGTGCCCGGCGACGACAAGCCCGACCCGGAGCTGAATGCGCTCGGTAACGTTGCTGAAGAAGACAGCCAACGCCTCTGGCAGTACCTGCGCCAGGGCGGCTTGGAGAATGCCTGCCAGTTGTTCCGCTGCATCGGCAGCCGTTGGCTGGGCCGCGACGACACGTGGCAGGAGCCGCAACCGCTGCCGCGCGTCGGCCTCTATCACCCGCAGCGCAGCCCGGCGGCGCTGGCTGACTGGCAGGCGCAGTGGCAGCCGGAGACGCCCGTGGTGGCGCTGCTGTTCTATCGCAACCATGTGCAATCGGCGAACACCGCCTTCGTCGATACCTTTTGCCAGCACCTCATCGTGCAGGGCCTCAACCCGCTGCCGATTGCCGTGGCCAGCCTCAAGGAACCTGCATGCCTGGAACAGGTGCAGGCCTGGCTGGACGAAACTAACGCCGCGCTGATCATCAACACCACCGGCTTCGCCCTGTCCAACCCCGAGGCGCCACAGGCGCGGGTGTTCCGTCGCGATATCCCGGTGCTGCAGGCCATCTGCTCGCTGGACAACCAGGCGCAGTGGCAGGCCAGCGCCCAGGGCCTGGGCTCGCGCGATCTAGCCATGCACGTAGTGCTGCCCGAGCTGGATGGCCGGCTGATCGGTACCGCCATCAGCTTCAAGGGGCTGGCCTGGCGTAGCGAGCGCAGCCAGAGCGACGTGGTGTGCTACCAGGCGCATGAACCGGGCATGTCTCACGTCGCAGAACTGGCGCGTAACTGGTGTCAGTTGGCGATCAAAAGCAACGATCAGAAGCGAATCGGCCTGATCCTGGCCAACTACCCGACCCGCGACGGCCGCATCGGCAACGGCGTCGGCCTGGATACACCGGCTGCCGCCCTGAATATCCTCCGCGCCCTGAAGGCCCAGGGGTATCCGGTGGATAACCTGCCGGACAGCGGCACCGCACTTGTCCACAGCCTGCTCGGCGGCGTCACCAACGATCTCGACGGCCTCGATACACGGCCTTGCGCGCAAAGCTTGGCGCTGGACGACTACCTGGCGTTTTTCCACAGCCTACTCGCTGCCAACCAGCAGGCAGTGCGCGAACGCTGGGGTGAGCCGCAGGATGACCCGATGTTCCGCAGTGGGCGGATGATGGTCGCCGGCCTGCGCTTCGGCCTGACCTTCGTTGGCATCCAGCCGGCGCGCGGTTATCAGCTCGACCCGGCGGCGGTGTACCACGACCCCGATCTGGTGCCGCCGCACGGCTATATCGCCTTTTACGCCTGGCTGCGCACGGCCTTTGTCGCTGATGCACTGATCCACGTTGGCAAACATGGAAATCTGGAATGGCTGCCGGGCAAGAGCGTCGGCCTGTCCGAGGGCTGCTGGCCGCAGGCGCTGATTGGCCCGCTGCCGAATATCTACCCCTTTATCGTCAACGACCCGGGCGAGGGCGCGCAGGCCAAGCGGCGTACCCAGGCGGTGATCATCGACCACCTGATGCCGCCGCTGACCCGCGCCGAAAGCTACGGCCCGCTACGCGATCTGGAGCGGCTTGCCGACGAGTACTACGACGCCAGCCAGCTCGACCAGCGCCGCGCTGTCGAGCTGCGTGGCGAGATCCTGGCCAAGGTGCGCGAAGCCAGCCTCGACCGCGAGCTGGGCCTGCAGCTCAATGACGATGCCGACAGCTGGCTACCGCAGCTCGACGCCTACCTGTGCGACCTCAAGGAATCGCAGATTCGCGATGGCCTGCATGTGTTCGGCGAGTCGCCCGCCGGGCAACTGCGCCGCGACACCCTGCTGGCGCTGCTGCGCATTCCCCGTGGCGATGGACAGGGCGCCAATGCCAGCCTGCTGCGCGCTCTGACCCGTGGCCTGGAGCTGGGCTTCGATCCGCTGGATTGCGATATGGGCCAGCCTTGGGAGGGGCTGCGCCCACAGGCCTTGCAGGCTGTGGATAACAGTCTGTGGCGCACTGTCGGTGACACCCGCGAACGCCTGGAACTGTTGGCGCTGCGGCTGATCGAGCAGCGCCTGGCAGGGGAGCATAGCGAAGCGTTTGGCGCCGAGGTGGCGCTGATCCTCGACGGCCTGGCCGAGCATATCGCGCCGCTGCTCGATGCCTGTGGCGACGCCGAGATGGGCGGCCTGCTGGCGGCACTGGAGGGGCGTTTCGTCCCAGCCGGGCCGAGTGGCGCACCGAGTCGTGGTCGCCTCGACGTGCTGCCCACCGGGCGCAACTTCTTTACCGTCGACGTGCGGCATCTGCCCACGCCCACCGCCTGGCGCCTCGGAGTGCAAGCGGCGGATCGCCTGCTGGAGCGCCACCTGCAGGACGAGGGCGACCATCTACGTCAGCTCGGCCTGTCGGTATGGGGCACGGCAACCATGCGCACCGGTGGCGACGATATTGCCCAGGCCCTGGCTTTGATGGGCGTGCGCCCGGTGTGGCAGCCCGGCAGCCAGCGCGTCGAGCGCTTCGAGGTGTTGCCGCTGGAACAGCTTGGTCGACCCCGGGTGGATGTGACTCTGCGCGTGTCAGGCTTCTTCCGCGATGCCTTCAGCAACCTGATTCGCCTGTTCGACGAGGCCGTGCAGGCAGTGATCGAACTGGACGAGCCGGAAGACATGAACCCGCTGTCGGCGCGGGTCTGGCGCGAGTCGCTGTCGCTCCAGGACAGCGGCTTGGATGAAGCCGAAGCACGGCGCCAGGCTGGCTGGCGGGTGTTCGGCGCCAAGCCGGGGGCCTATGGCGCCGGAGTGCAGAACGCCATCGAGGAGCGTCTGTGGCAGAGCCGTGCCGACCTGGCCGAGGTCTACCTCAACTGGGGCGGTTACGCCTACGGCAGCGGCGCCGAGGGCGCGCCCGCGCGGCAGCGCTTCGTCGAGCGCCTGGAGCAGATGCAGGCGGTGCTGCACAACCAGGACAACCGTGAGCACGACATCCTCGATTCCAACGACTACTACCAGTTCCAGGGCGGCATGCTGGCGGCGGTGGAAACCCTACGTGGGCTCAAGGTGGCCAGCTACTTTGGCGACAACAGCCAGCCGGACACGCCGCGCATTCGCAGCCTCAAGGAAGAGCTGAGCCGCGTGGTGCGTGCCCGCGCTGCCAACCCCAAGTGGATCGAAGGCATGAAGCGCCACGGCTACAAGGGCGCCTTCGAGCTGGCCGCGACCATCGACTACCTGTTCGCCTTCGACGCCACCAGCGAACTGGTCGATGGCCACCAGTACGCGCTGCTCACCGATGCCTACCTGCTCGACAAGGACACCCGCGACTTTATCCAGCAGCACAACCCCGGCGCGCTCAACGATATCCTCGAACGCCTGCTGGAAGCCCAGCAGCGCGGCTTGTGGGAGAATCCCGGCGAATACCGAGAGGCGCTGGAGAATCTGCTGCTCGATAGCGAGGAAAGCTGATGCGCGTGCTTTTTCTCCCCTCTCCCATTCATGGGAGAGGGGCCGGGGGAGAGGGTTTATCCGGTGACGCCGAGCCCGTAGGGTGGGTTAGCCGCCTGTCGCCGTGTCTGACCGGCTCACCGAAGTGGTTGCGGCGTAACCCACCATTGGCGCCACACGATGTATCGCCTGGTGGGTTACGCGGCGCGCTACGTTTTTCTGCAGATATAAGACCGGCGTTCTGCGCCGCTAACCCACCCTACGGGTGCAGCGTGCCCATTGTAGGAGGCGCTTCAGCGGCGACATGCTCGCGGCTAAAGCCCCTCCCACAAAAGCCAGGTGCGACCGTTCACCTCCACGGATCACTGCCATGACCGAACATCATTTCCCCCTCGCCGCCGTGGTCGGCGCCGATTCGCTGAAGCTGGCGCTGTGCCTGGCGGCCATCGACCCAGCCATCGGTGGGGTGCTGATCGAAGGGCCGCGCGGTATGGCCAAGTCGACCCTGGCGCGTGGTCTGGCCGATCTGCTGGACGGTGGACGCTTCGTCACCCTGCCGCTGGGGGCGAGCGAGGAGCGCATCGTCGGCACCCTGGATCTGGACGCCGCGCTGGGCGAGGGGCGGGCGCAGTTTTCCCCAGGCTTGCTGGCTCGCGCCGACGATGGCGTGCTGTATGTCGATGAGGTCAACCTGCTGCCGGATCATCTGGTCGACCTGCTGCTCGATGCTGCTGCTAGCGGCGTCAACCATGTCGAGCGTGACGGCATTTCCCACCGGCATGCCGCGCGCTTCGTGCTGATCGGTACCATGAATGCCGAGGAAGGCGAACTGCGCCCGCAACTGCTCGACCGTTTCGGCCTCAACCTGGCCCTCGATGGTCAGCCGCAGCCGGCCGAGCGCGCCGAGATTGTCCGTCGCCGGCTGGCCTTCGATGCCGACCCTGCTGCCTTTCTGCAGCGCTGGCAAACCGAGCAGGCTGCCCTCGCGACCCGTTGCCAGAAAGCCCGCCATCGCCTGGCCGATATCCCGCTGGATGACACCGCCCTAGGCGAGATCAGCCAGCGCTGCTTCGCCGCTGGCGTCGACGGCCTGCGCGCCGATCTGGTCTGGCTGCGCGCTGCCCGCGCCCATGCCGCCTGGCGTGGCGCAGCGGGCATCGAGCCTGTGGATATCGAGGCGGTGGAGGACTTCGTCCTGCGCCATCGCCGTCGCCAGCTACAACCGCCGGCTGCCACACCGCCCGAGCAGAATCAGGCGCCGCAGCAGGTGCAGGAACAGAGCCAGGGCGAAGGGCAGTGGGGCGAGCTGCCGGCGCAGCCGCAGGCCATGGGCGAGCGACGCGTGCCGCCGCGCTGGCCAAAAAAGTCCTGAGCATCCGCCCGCGCACAGCCACAGGCGCGGATGCCCGCAACCGGCCCGGACGACTCAGCGGCGGCCTGCGTGGCGCCGCCTGCAGCGGTGCGGACGGGCGTATCGATTGGCCGGCGACCCTGCGCCAGGGCCGACCGCAACGCCGCGAACAGTTGGTGCTGCGCCCGCGCAGCCAGCAGGCCGAGGAACTCTGGTTGGTGTTGGTCGATGCCTCCGCTTCCACCCGTCGCCATGGTGCACTGAGCCGGGCCAAGGGCGTGCTCGCCGAGCTGTTCGACAGCGCCTATCGCCAGCGTGCGCGCCTGGCCGTGCTGCAGGCCGGTGGCCGCGAGGCGCAATGGCTGTGGCAGGGGGGCAAGGCTAGCGCTGAGCTACACCGCTGGCTGCACGAGCTGGGCGCGGGCGGTGGCACGCCGCTGCTCGATGCGCTGAATCAGGCGGGTGACTGGCTGTCGCGTCGGCAACGAGGGAAGCCGAGCGAACGCCAGCGCCTGCTGATCCTCACCGATGGTCGCCTGCGTGACCTGCCAAACCTGGCGCCGCTGCCGTGCCCAACCCTGCTGCTCGACACCGAACGTGCGCCCATCCGCCTGGGTCGCGCCCGGCAACTGGCGCAGGCGTTGGAAGCCGACTACCACCATATCGACGACCTAGCGCCCGGCGCGCCGGGCCGCACCTGGAGAACCCCATGAAAACCCTGCTGCTGGTCGGCATCGGCGCCGGCGACCCGGACTACATCACCTATCAGGCGATCAAGGCGTTGCGTCGCAGTGACGTGATCTTCCTGATGGACAAGGGCGCGGCCAAGCACAAGCTCAACGCCTTGCGCCGCGAGATCTGCGCGCGCTTTTTGGACGGCCACACGCCACGCTTCGCCGAAGGTCTGCAGCCTGAGCGCGAGCGCGAGGCAGCGGACTACCGCGCCAGCGTCGACGAACTCAACCGCGACAAACAGGCGGTGTTCGAGCAACTGATCGACGAGCAGATGGCCGATGGCGAAACGGCGGCCTTTATGGTCTGGGGCGACCCGTCGCTGTACGACAGCAGCATCCGCATCATCGAGGCCATCGCCGCGCGCCGTAGCGACTTCACCTATGACGTGATCCCCGGTATCACCAGCCTGCAGGCGCTGACCGCGCGCCACCGCATCCCGCTCAACAGCATCGGCCGCGCCGTGGAGATCACCACCGGCCGACTACTTGCCGAGGGCTGGCCGCAAGGTGTGGACAGCGTGGCAGTGATGCTCGACGCCAAGGACACCTACCGGCGGTTTACTGGTCAGGGGCTGACCATTTATTGGGGCGCCTATGTCGGCACTGCCGATGAAATCCTGATCGCCGGCCCGCTGGATGAGGTGGCCGAACGCATCGCCACCACCCGCGCCGAAGCGCGTGAGCGTAATGGGTGGATCATGGATAGTTATCTGTTAAGGATAGATAGTACGGAGGAGTGAACTGAGGTGCGGTGGACAAGCGAAGCGTTGTCCAGCCTAAGTTTTAGTGCGGAGATTAGTCGTTTACCGACCAATGCTTTAGTTTGATTATTTGGTATTTAAACCATATTGCTACTGGGATTAGCAGGGCTGCCATGACCTCCTGTTCCTTTATTGCGGGTATGAAAGGTATTAAACGAGAACCAAATGACCAAGCGATAAATACTCCAGCCCAAAACAAAAGCATGTTATTCATAAGCTTTGCTATAAGGCTAAGAGCCATGGCTAGGCGGAGTTTTTCATGTTTAGGGATTTTTGCGGTTCGTATAAATGTAATCGCTAAGCATGAAATAATGAAACTCAGTATTATAAGAAAAGAAAAACTGTCCTCTGAGTAACGCCAGTTAATTAGGGTTGCCAGAAAAGGGCTTACCTCCGTATCTGCACTCAAACCTCCATACTTGTAAAACGCCCACAAAACCCCCATAAGTACTGGAGTAAATAGTAAGCAATATTTTCCTTCGTTCAGGGATTTCAGAATAAATTTCATATAATCACATTCTTTTTATGGGGTATTGGGGTTTCTGGTTTTCTTCTAGTCAAAGCCTATACCGTATGGGATAGTAGCCTTAGGATTTCGTATATATCGCGCTAATTTCTTCCCGGTAAACTCGCAGGCCGAGTGCCTGGTAATTGGCCAGGGCAGCCGGGTGGTCGAAAGTGCAGCAAGTAGGGTGGAAAACCGCAAGGCGTTTTCCACTACCTTCAAGTCAGCCCCGCCGTTTTACAACCAACTCCAAGAAACCCCCGTATACACCCCAAACCCTTCCCCTGGCGTGGAGCGCGCCACATCAGCACCGTTGTCGTCATAGCCCGGCATCACGGTGGCGGCA
Protein-coding regions in this window:
- the map gene encoding type I methionyl aminopeptidase, giving the protein MSKTPGEIALMAEAGRLLAGVFGYLDRLDLIGLSTLQVNDLVDNYIVGELKARPASKGQYGFAYSMNTSRNEVVCHGVPSAGEILCSGDLVNFDITLEKNGYIADSSKTYLIGEVSQQARQLVQVTYDAMCKGIEAVRPGARLGDIGHAIEQHARAHRYSVVREYCGHGIGREMHEPPEVLHWGKPGTGLTLREGMTFTIEPMLNQGQDAVRTLRDGWTVVTRDGKLSAQFEHTVAVTREGVRVLTLRPEEHHLRSVSS
- a CDS encoding cobalamin biosynthesis protein, with product MTASHLDPPATAKVVAGLGCRRGCAQDELLALLTHSLAQHELTVDNLAGLASIAHKHDEPALHELATCLKLKLSFFTPDDLMPYQSANTASLLTRSTTGAPAVAEPCALALATRLGSNAQLLGLKKRSASATCALATFDREPA
- the glmS gene encoding glutamine--fructose-6-phosphate transaminase (isomerizing), which gives rise to MCGIVGAIAERNITPVLVEGLKRLEYRGYDSAGVALLSEQGVLDRRRRVGKVSELQAALQAEPLAGRLGIAHTRWATHGAPSERNAHPHFSGHELAVVHNGIIENHEELRERLKGLGYVFTSDTDTETIVHLLDHKLQQFGDLSAALKATIPELHGAYGLAVISAKQPDRLLAARSGSPLVIGLGLGENFLASDQLALRQVTDRFMYLEEGDIAEIRRDGVQIWDAAGQPVQREAVQYHEGAEAADKGEYRHFMLKEIHEQPKVVQRTLESRLGSDHVLVQAFGPQAAELFAKVKNVQIVACGTSYHAGMVARYWLEELAGIPCQVEVASEFRYRKVVVQPDTLFVSVSQSGETADTLAALRNAKEKAPGQGGYLASLVICNVGTSSLVRESDLCLLTQAGPEIGVASTKAFTTQLVGLMLLTLALGQVQGSLDKALEAELVEELRRLPTRLGEALAMDKTVEKISELFAEKHHSLFLGRGAQYPVAMEGALKLKEISYIHAEAYPAGELKHGPLALVDADMPVVTVAPNNELLEKLKSNLQEVRARGGELIVFADQQAGMRNGEGTHVVAMPHIHDLLAPILYTVPLQLLSYYVAVLKGTDVDQPRNLAKSVTVE
- the cobM gene encoding precorrin-4 C(11)-methyltransferase, translated to MTIYFIGAGPGDPELITVKGQRLIRSCPVILYAGSLVPEAVLQGHNAEQVVNTAELHLGEIIALLHEAHERGQDVARVHSGDPSLYGAIGEQIRELRALGIPFEIIPGVTATAACAALLEAELTLPGIAQTVILTRYGTTSPMPEGEQLHDLARHRATMAIHLGVRQLPAIVAELLPHYGADCPIAVIHRASWPDQDWVLGTLADIEAKVAAKDFRRTALILVGHVLDPGAFAESALYDATHRHLYRPGRD
- a CDS encoding ParD-like family protein, whose amino-acid sequence is MGIVNIDDELHDQIRRASSVSGRSINAQAGFWIRIGMLCEMNPTLSFNEVMAAELRAAGVMVPPRMADAS
- the cobW gene encoding cobalamin biosynthesis protein CobW, whose amino-acid sequence is MKTLAKLPVTIVTGFLGAGKTTLLRHLLANAGGRRIAVIVNEFGELGIDGEILKQCSIGCSEEEANGRVFELANGCLCCTVQEEFFPVMRELVARRGDLDHILIETSGLALPKPLVQAFNWPEIRNACTVDAVITVVDSPAVIAGTFAAFPDQVDEQRKLDPNLDHESPLHELFADQLASADLVILNKADLLDADALAAVRTEVAEELPPAVKVIEAHGGELPLDVLLGLNSETELHIDSRRTHHDDEDEDHDHEEFDSFHVELPETEEARLLAALKGAVAKYGILRVKGFAAIPGKPMRLLVQGVGQRFDRHFDRAWQADEVRQSRLVVIGQQLDRVAIEAELKAALA